The nucleotide sequence TGCCGCGCCCTCGGTCAGCGGGGCGATGGCCTCCACGATCGGCCGCTCGATCGGCAGCGCGACGATCGGCCACGGTCCGCATGCGGCGGCGATGCGCCTGGCGCGCGGTTCGTCGGCGATGATCAACCTGGGCTCGGTCAGTTCGAGCGCATGGCTCATCTCCGCGCTCTGCCACCAGCCGTTCAGCAAGGTGGAGATGCCGCCCGCCTTGAGCACGGCCATGTGGGCGACGATCCAGCTCGGGCAGTTCCGCATGGCGATGCCAACCCGGTCCCCCTTGGCGATGCCATGGCGTCCGACCAGTGCCCTGGCGAGATCGTCCGACACCCGGTCCAGGTCGGCGAAGGTCAGCCGTTCATCGCCGGCGATCACCGCCTCGACCTGACCGTTCAGCGCGCAGAAGACCTTGAAGAAGCCCGGCAGGGTGGCAGGAAAGTTGGCCACGACGCGCCGGCCTTGCTCGTCCGTGTCCACCACCACCCGTCCGCCCGGCCCCGTGACCGCCGCGAGGACGGCGTCATAACGTTGGTCGAGCTCGGTCGGCATGGTCGCGGGTCTCCTTGGCCTTTGCTGTGCGCCCTCTTATGAGACGTTCGCACCACGAGGGAAGTGCCGAATGAACGATGTAACATCTGCGGGAATCGACTTTACCAGTCTCGGACTCAGCCCGGTCGCCCTCGACCTGGGGTTCTTCGAGCTGCGCTGGTACAGCCTGGCCTATCTCGCCGGTATCTTCCTCGGCTACTGGTACATGCTCCGGTTGATCCGCCAACCCGGCTCGCCCATGGCCCGCCGCCATGCCGACGACCTCGTCTTCTACGCCTCCCTCGGCGTGATCCTCGGTGGCCGGCTCGGCTACGTCCTCTTCTACCGGCCGGGGTTCTATTTCGACAATCCGCTCGAGATCGTCCGGCTGTGGGACGGCGGAATGAGCTTCCACGGCGGCGTGATCGGCACCAGCGTCGGCATCATCTATCTCAGCTGGAAGGAAAAGCTGAACTGGCTGCGCGTGCATGACTATGTCGCCTGCGTGGTACCGATCGGCCTGTTCACCGGCCGCCTTGCCAATTTCGTCAACGCCGAATTGTGGGGAGCCCCCACCACGGTGCCCTGGGCCGTCCGCTTCCCCGAGGTGATCGACGGTGTGCGCCAGCTTGGCCCGGCCCGCCACCCGAGCCAGCTCTACGAGGCCGCGCTCGAAGGCCTTGTGCTCTTCATCGTCCTCGCGGTCATGTTCTGGAAGACGCGCGCGCGCTACCAGCCGGGCCTGCTGGTCGGCACCTTCACCTTCCTCTACGGCG is from Sphingomonas sp. LHG3406-1 and encodes:
- the lgt gene encoding prolipoprotein diacylglyceryl transferase; the encoded protein is MNDVTSAGIDFTSLGLSPVALDLGFFELRWYSLAYLAGIFLGYWYMLRLIRQPGSPMARRHADDLVFYASLGVILGGRLGYVLFYRPGFYFDNPLEIVRLWDGGMSFHGGVIGTSVGIIYLSWKEKLNWLRVHDYVACVVPIGLFTGRLANFVNAELWGAPTTVPWAVRFPEVIDGVRQLGPARHPSQLYEAALEGLVLFIVLAVMFWKTRARYQPGLLVGTFTFLYGVFRFGVEFIREPDDHLRGFAETTGLHMGQWLCVPMIILGLYLMVTAAGRRQRVESITGQESVA